The following proteins come from a genomic window of Paucimonas lemoignei:
- the ilvA_1 gene encoding L-threonine ammonia-lyase: protein MTDLLNHYARKILTSRVYDVAVETPLHGARQLSERLGNQVLLKREDLQPVYSFKIRGAYNKLAQLSPQDLARGVVTASAGNHAQGLALAAKTLGVEATIVMPKTTPEIKVEGVRSRGGKVVLHGDSFPEALAYSLKLVEEMGFVYIHPYDDPDTIAGQGTVAMEILRQHQGPLDAIFVPVGGGGLIAGIAAYVKYLRPDIKVIGVEPDDSNCLQQAMAYGERVVLQQVGLFADGVAVAQIGQHTFEVCKDYVDEVLTVSTDEICAAIKDIFDDTRSITEPAGALGVAGIKKYVEHYGVTGQTFVAIDSGANVNFDRLRHVAERAELGEGREAIIAVTIPEQPGSFKAFCQAIGKRQITEFNYRYHTDREAHIFVGVQTHPDTDPRAELVSSLTEQGFPVIDLTDNELAKLHIRHMVGGHAERVSDEVVFRFEFPERPGALFNFLNKLGGQWTISMFHYRNHGAADGRVVAGLVVPEDERHLIPAALAEIGYPYWDESENPAYKLFLG, encoded by the coding sequence ATGACCGACCTGCTCAACCACTACGCCCGCAAGATCCTCACCTCCCGCGTCTACGACGTCGCCGTGGAAACACCTCTGCATGGCGCGCGTCAGCTGTCCGAACGCCTCGGCAATCAGGTGCTGCTCAAGCGCGAAGACCTGCAGCCGGTCTACTCCTTCAAGATTCGCGGCGCGTACAACAAGCTCGCGCAGCTGAGCCCGCAAGACCTGGCGCGCGGCGTGGTCACGGCGTCGGCAGGCAACCACGCCCAAGGCTTGGCGCTGGCGGCCAAGACCCTCGGGGTCGAAGCCACCATCGTGATGCCCAAAACCACCCCGGAGATCAAAGTCGAAGGCGTGCGCTCCCGTGGCGGCAAAGTGGTGCTGCATGGCGACTCCTTCCCTGAAGCGCTGGCGTACTCCTTGAAGCTGGTCGAGGAAATGGGCTTCGTCTACATCCACCCGTACGACGACCCCGACACCATCGCCGGGCAAGGCACGGTGGCGATGGAAATCCTGCGCCAGCACCAAGGGCCGCTGGACGCGATTTTTGTCCCGGTGGGCGGCGGCGGTTTGATCGCGGGCATTGCGGCGTACGTCAAATACCTGCGCCCGGACATCAAGGTGATCGGCGTTGAACCGGACGATTCCAACTGCCTGCAACAGGCCATGGCCTACGGCGAGCGCGTGGTGTTGCAGCAGGTCGGGCTGTTTGCCGATGGCGTGGCGGTGGCGCAGATCGGCCAGCATACGTTTGAGGTCTGCAAGGATTACGTCGACGAAGTGCTCACCGTCAGCACCGATGAAATCTGCGCGGCCATCAAGGACATCTTCGACGACACCCGCTCGATCACCGAACCCGCCGGCGCCCTGGGCGTGGCCGGGATCAAGAAGTACGTCGAGCATTACGGCGTGACGGGCCAGACCTTTGTCGCCATCGACTCCGGCGCCAACGTCAACTTCGACCGCCTGCGCCACGTGGCCGAGCGCGCCGAGCTGGGCGAAGGCCGCGAAGCCATCATCGCCGTGACCATTCCCGAGCAACCGGGCAGCTTCAAGGCGTTCTGCCAGGCCATCGGCAAGCGGCAGATTACCGAATTCAACTACCGTTACCACACCGACCGCGAAGCGCATATTTTCGTTGGCGTGCAGACGCATCCCGACACCGATCCCCGCGCTGAGCTGGTGTCCAGCCTGACCGAACAAGGCTTCCCGGTCATCGACCTGACCGACAACGAACTGGCCAAGCTGCACATCCGCCATATGGTCGGCGGGCATGCCGAGCGGGTCAGCGATGAAGTGGTGTTCCGTTTTGAATTCCCGGAGCGGCCGGGTGCGTTGTTTAACTTTTTGAACAAGCTGGGCGGCCAGTGGACCATCTCGATGTTCCATTACCGCAACCATGGCGCGGCCGATGGCCGTGTGGTGGCAGGGCTGGTGGTGCCGGAAGACGAACGGCACCTGATCCCGGCAGCGCTGGCCGAGATTGGTTATCCATACTGGGATGAGAGCGAGAACCCGGCTTATAAACTGTTTTTGGGGTAA
- the ureR_1 gene encoding AraC family transcriptional regulator — MRLGDLSTGFVQNLADAVCSFGHDPAPLLEQYGLHATWLAEPAGRLSIPRYMRLGHAAIQLTGQPALGLRMGRVSRISQTGLAGVTAAQAPDVREAARTLIRFEALYGSNYRGQSSLHEDAEGAWLRFYSISPYNSYNRFVVDSIFASWLQQLSDLSGVEIRAQKVEIEFDAPDYAADYAGLCSQPVVFGAGANQIRLDNTALGLRNPQHCPGTWHHLLQLCEKELEQLTRTRSLRERISQLLGPLLNGGREPELDEIAARLKLPAWTLRRKLAEEGTGFRNVLNDTRRDLAMTYIRDTELAFGEIAYLLGFASAEAFQRAFKRWSSQTPGEFRRGQRQQG, encoded by the coding sequence ATGCGTCTGGGGGACCTGTCCACAGGCTTCGTGCAGAATCTGGCCGACGCGGTGTGCAGCTTCGGCCACGACCCGGCGCCGCTGCTGGAGCAATATGGCCTGCATGCCACCTGGCTCGCAGAACCTGCCGGACGGTTATCGATACCGCGCTATATGCGCCTGGGCCACGCGGCTATCCAGCTCACCGGCCAACCTGCACTGGGTTTGCGCATGGGCCGAGTCAGCCGCATCAGCCAGACCGGCCTGGCGGGTGTCACCGCCGCGCAGGCCCCCGACGTGCGCGAAGCTGCCCGGACCTTGATTCGTTTCGAGGCACTGTACGGCTCCAACTATCGCGGTCAGTCGTCATTGCATGAGGACGCCGAAGGCGCCTGGCTGCGCTTCTATTCCATCAGCCCTTACAACAGCTATAACCGCTTTGTCGTGGACTCGATTTTCGCCAGCTGGCTACAGCAGTTGTCCGACTTGAGCGGGGTCGAAATACGGGCGCAGAAAGTCGAAATCGAATTCGACGCACCGGACTATGCCGCCGACTATGCAGGCTTGTGCAGCCAACCGGTGGTGTTTGGCGCAGGGGCCAATCAGATCAGGCTCGATAACACCGCACTGGGTCTGCGCAACCCCCAGCACTGCCCCGGCACTTGGCACCATTTGCTGCAGTTGTGCGAAAAGGAACTCGAACAGCTGACCCGCACCCGCAGCCTGCGCGAACGGATCAGCCAGTTACTGGGACCATTGCTCAATGGCGGAAGGGAGCCGGAGCTGGACGAAATCGCTGCCAGGCTCAAACTCCCGGCCTGGACATTGCGCCGCAAGCTGGCCGAAGAAGGGACTGGTTTTCGTAACGTGCTCAACGATACTCGACGCGACCTGGCCATGACCTACATTCGGGATACTGAACTGGCGTTTGGTGAAATTGCCTACCTGCTGGGCTTTGCCTCGGCCGAAGCCTTCCAGCGCGCGTTCAAGCGCTGGAGCAGTCAGACACCTGGGGAATTTCGGCGGGGCCAGCGGCAGCAAGGTTGA
- a CDS encoding carbon-nitrogen family hydrolase: MRTFIITVFGLGLIVALAGYGIWTQQRPVGHYLSDLRIQLAVDEGQPSERGNLLGIQPELFPADYQSTARLHRKLAAYLQQARDQGLINSKTIVVLPEHVGTWLFASGEKNEVYQATTIDEAMSWVSASNPLKFITAMLQAKGDNRVDDAHLRMKAPYMAAQYQALFGGLAKEFGVTLVAGSIVLPEPSIDGGQLKSGSGPLYNSSVAFASDGQPIGQPQRQLFPNAYQLNYIHAAGDTELNVFDTPAGRLGILIGSDSWYPANYKTLNAKGAELIAVPAFVIGANNWARPWRGYRTPTVVSQTGAPADATEGEAWQRLTLTSQPTISSARAGVSVFMRGQLWDQGSSGHSFASRDGQHVVEPLGDDKASHGARLINIWL, encoded by the coding sequence ATGCGTACATTCATCATTACCGTTTTCGGCCTCGGGCTGATCGTTGCACTCGCTGGCTACGGCATCTGGACACAACAGCGTCCGGTGGGTCACTACCTGTCTGACTTGCGCATCCAACTGGCGGTCGATGAAGGTCAGCCCAGTGAGCGCGGCAACCTGCTGGGCATCCAGCCCGAACTGTTCCCCGCCGACTATCAAAGCACCGCACGCCTGCATCGCAAGCTGGCGGCCTATCTGCAACAGGCCCGCGACCAGGGGCTGATCAACAGCAAAACCATTGTCGTGCTGCCCGAGCACGTGGGCACCTGGCTGTTTGCCAGCGGCGAGAAAAATGAGGTCTATCAGGCCACCACCATTGATGAGGCCATGAGCTGGGTATCGGCCAGCAACCCGCTCAAATTCATCACCGCCATGCTGCAGGCCAAGGGTGACAATCGCGTCGACGACGCTCACCTGCGTATGAAGGCGCCATACATGGCCGCGCAGTACCAGGCGCTGTTCGGCGGGCTTGCCAAAGAGTTTGGCGTGACGCTGGTGGCGGGCTCCATCGTGCTGCCCGAGCCGAGTATCGACGGCGGCCAGCTGAAATCCGGCAGTGGCCCGCTATACAACAGCAGCGTTGCTTTCGCCAGCGACGGCCAGCCCATTGGCCAGCCGCAGCGCCAGTTGTTTCCCAACGCCTATCAACTCAACTACATCCACGCCGCCGGGGACACTGAGCTGAACGTGTTCGACACCCCGGCCGGGCGGCTTGGCATTCTGATTGGCAGCGACAGCTGGTACCCGGCCAACTACAAAACCCTCAATGCCAAAGGCGCCGAGCTGATCGCCGTACCGGCCTTCGTGATCGGTGCCAACAACTGGGCGCGTCCATGGCGTGGCTATCGAACACCCACGGTTGTCAGCCAGACCGGCGCCCCAGCCGATGCCACCGAAGGTGAAGCCTGGCAACGCCTGACGCTGACCAGCCAGCCAACCATCAGCAGCGCCCGCGCCGGCGTCAGTGTGTTCATGCGGGGCCAACTCTGGGATCAAGGCAGTTCGGGCCACAGTTTCGCCAGCCGAGACGGCCAGCACGTTGTCGAGCCGCTGGGCGATGACAAAGCCAGCCATGGCGCGCGCCTGATCAACATCTGGTTGTAA